Proteins found in one Chlamydia pneumoniae TW-183 genomic segment:
- the rplK gene encoding 50S ribosomal protein L11 has product MSVKKVIKIIKLQIPGGKANPAPPIGPALGAAGVNIMGFCKEFNAATQDKPGDLLPVVITVYADKTFTFITKQPPVSSLIKKTLNLESGSKIPNRNKVGKLTQAQVEAIAEQKMKDMDIVLLESAKRMVEGTARSMGIDVE; this is encoded by the coding sequence ATGTCGGTAAAAAAGGTAATCAAAATAATTAAGTTGCAAATCCCTGGGGGTAAAGCAAATCCTGCGCCACCCATAGGACCAGCTTTAGGTGCTGCTGGAGTCAATATTATGGGCTTCTGTAAGGAGTTTAATGCTGCAACTCAAGATAAGCCTGGAGACTTACTTCCAGTAGTCATCACTGTTTATGCTGATAAAACTTTTACTTTTATAACCAAACAGCCTCCAGTCTCCTCTTTAATAAAGAAAACTTTGAATCTGGAATCAGGATCTAAAATTCCTAATCGTAATAAAGTAGGAAAACTTACTCAGGCTCAAGTTGAAGCAATTGCTGAACAAAAAATGAAAGATATGGATATTGTCCTTCTAGAATCTGCGAAACGTATGGTGGAAGGAACTGCCCGTAGTATGGGTATAGACGTAGAATAA
- the rplA gene encoding 50S ribosomal protein L1, translated as MTKHGKRIRGILKNYDFSKSYSLREAIDILKQCPPVRFDQTVDVSIKLGIDPKKSDQQIRGAVFLPNGTGKTLRILVFASGNKVKEAVEAGADFMGSDDLVEKIKSGWLEFDVAVATPDMMREVGKLGKVLGPRNLMPTPKTGTVTTDVAKAISELRKGKIEFKADRAGVCNVGVGKLSFESSQIKENIEALSSALIKAKPPAAKGQYLVSFTISSTMGPGISIDTRELMAS; from the coding sequence ATGACAAAACATGGAAAACGTATACGAGGCATCTTAAAGAACTATGATTTCTCAAAATCATATTCTTTGCGGGAGGCTATAGATATTTTAAAACAATGTCCTCCAGTACGCTTCGATCAAACTGTAGATGTATCTATCAAGTTAGGGATAGATCCTAAAAAGAGCGACCAACAAATTCGTGGAGCCGTTTTTTTACCTAATGGTACAGGAAAAACTTTAAGAATTTTGGTTTTTGCTTCAGGGAACAAAGTCAAAGAAGCTGTTGAAGCGGGCGCAGACTTTATGGGAAGCGACGATCTTGTTGAAAAAATTAAATCCGGGTGGCTGGAATTCGATGTTGCTGTCGCTACCCCAGATATGATGCGTGAAGTAGGAAAATTAGGAAAAGTCTTAGGACCTAGAAATCTAATGCCTACACCTAAAACAGGAACGGTAACCACAGACGTTGCTAAAGCAATCTCCGAATTGCGTAAAGGAAAAATTGAATTTAAAGCAGACCGCGCAGGCGTATGTAATGTAGGCGTAGGTAAGTTGTCTTTTGAAAGCAGTCAAATCAAAGAAAATATTGAAGCTCTAAGTTCTGCTTTAATTAAGGCCAAACCTCCTGCAGCTAAAGGTCAATATTTAGTCTCATTCACTATTTCTTCCACTATGGGGCCTGGTATTTCTATAGATACTAGAGAATTAATGGCATCTTAA
- the rplJ gene encoding 50S ribosomal protein L10, with product MKQEKTLLLQEVEDKISAAQGFILLRYLRFTAAYSREFRNSLSGVSAEFEVLKKRIFFKAIEAAGLEVDCSDTDGHLGVVFSCGDPVSAAKQVLDFNKQHKDSLVFLAGRMDNASLSGAEVEAVAKLPSLKELRQQVVGLFAAPMSQVVGIMNSVLSGVISCVDQKAGKN from the coding sequence ATGAAACAAGAAAAAACATTACTTCTTCAAGAGGTAGAAGACAAAATTTCCGCAGCACAGGGATTCATTTTATTAAGATACCTTAGATTTACCGCCGCGTATTCTAGAGAATTCAGAAACTCACTTTCTGGAGTTTCTGCAGAATTTGAAGTTTTAAAGAAGAGAATCTTCTTTAAAGCTATAGAAGCTGCAGGTTTAGAGGTAGATTGTAGTGATACAGATGGGCATCTCGGTGTAGTCTTTTCCTGTGGAGATCCTGTTTCTGCCGCAAAGCAGGTACTGGACTTTAATAAACAACATAAAGACTCTTTAGTTTTCCTCGCTGGAAGGATGGACAATGCGTCTCTGTCTGGTGCAGAGGTAGAAGCTGTCGCCAAATTGCCATCTCTTAAAGAACTTAGACAGCAGGTTGTTGGTTTATTCGCTGCTCCAATGTCCCAAGTTGTAGGAATTATGAATTCTGTCCTTTCTGGAGTGATCTCCTGTGTGGATCAAAAGGCAGGAAAGAACTAA
- the rplL gene encoding 50S ribosomal protein L7/L12 — protein MTTESLETLVEKLSNLTVLELSQLKKLLEEKWDVTASAPVVAVAAGGGGEAPVAAEPTEFAVTLEDVPADKKIGVLKVVREVTGLALKEAKEMTEGLPKTVKEKTSKSDAEDTVKKLQDAGAKASFKGL, from the coding sequence GTGACAACAGAAAGTTTGGAAACTTTAGTAGAGAAGTTAAGTAATTTAACTGTACTAGAACTCTCTCAATTGAAAAAATTATTAGAAGAGAAGTGGGATGTTACTGCTTCTGCTCCCGTAGTTGCTGTTGCTGCTGGTGGTGGCGGAGAAGCTCCTGTTGCTGCCGAACCTACAGAATTTGCAGTAACCCTCGAAGATGTTCCTGCAGATAAAAAAATCGGCGTCTTAAAAGTCGTTAGGGAAGTAACTGGATTAGCTTTAAAAGAAGCTAAAGAAATGACAGAAGGTTTACCTAAAACTGTTAAAGAAAAAACTTCTAAAAGTGATGCTGAAGATACTGTTAAGAAGTTACAAGATGCTGGCGCAAAAGCCTCATTTAAGGGACTGTAA
- the rpoB gene encoding DNA-directed RNA polymerase subunit beta → MLKCPERVSVKKKEDIPDLPNLIEIQIKSYKQFLQIGKLAEERENIGLEEVFREIFPIKSYNEATVLEYLSYNLGVPKYSPEECIRRGITYSVTLKVRFRLTDETGIKEEEVYMGTIPLMTDKGTFIINGAERVVVSQVHRSPGINFEQEKHSKGNILFSFRIIPYRGSWLEAIFDINDLIYIHIDRKKRRRKILAITFIRALGYSSDADIIEEFFTIGESSLRSEKDFALLVGRILADNIIDEASSLVYGKAGEKLSTAMLKRMLDAGIASVKIAVDADENHPIIKMLAKDPTDSYEAALKDFYRRLRPGEPATLANARSTIMRLFFDPKRYNLGRVGRYKLNRKLGFSIDDEALSQVTLRKEDVIGALKYLIRLKMGDEKACVDDIDHLANRRVRSVGELIQNQCRSGLARMEKIVRERMNLFDFSSDTLTPGKVVSAKGLASVLKDFFGRSQLSQFMDQTNPVAELTHKRRLSALGPGGLNRERAGFEVRDVHASHYGRICPIETPEGPNIGLITSLSSFAKINEFGFIETPYRIVRDGIVTDEIEYMTADVEEECVIAQASASLDEYNMFTEPVCWVRYAGEAFEADTSTVTHMDVSPKQLVSIVTGLIPFLEHDDANRALMGSNMQRQAVPLLKTEAPVVGTGLECRAAKDSGAIVVAEEDGVVDFVDGYKVVVAAKHNPTIKRTYHLKKFLRSNSGTCINQQPLCAVGDVITKGDVIADGPATDRGELALGKNVLVAFMPWYGYNFEDAIIISEKLIREDAYTSIYIEEFELTARDTKLGKEEITRDIPNVSDEVLANLGEDGIIRIGAEVKPGDILVGKITPKSETELAPEERLLRAIFGEKAADVKDASLTVPPGTEGVVMDVKVFSRKDRLSKSDDELVEEAVHLKDLQKGYKNQVATLKTEYREKLGALLLNEKAPAAIIHRRTAEIVVHEGLLFDQETIERIEQEDLVDLLMPNCEMYEVLKGLLSDYETALQRLEINYKTEVEHIREGDADLDHGVIRQVKVYVASKRKLQVGDKMAGRHGNKGVVSKIVPEADMPYLSNGETVQMILNPLGVPSRMNLGQVLETHLGYAAKTAGIYVKTPVFEGFPEQRIWDMMIEQGLPEDGKSFLYDGKTGERFDNKVVIGYIYMLKLSHLIADKIHARSIGPYSLVTQQPLGGKAQMGGQRFGEMEVWALEAYGVAHMLQEILTVKSDDVSGRTRIYESIVKGENLLRSGTPESFNVLIKEMQGLGLDVRPMVVDA, encoded by the coding sequence ATGTTGAAGTGCCCTGAACGGGTCAGTGTTAAAAAAAAGGAAGATATCCCAGACCTTCCAAATCTTATCGAAATCCAAATTAAGTCTTATAAGCAGTTTCTTCAAATTGGAAAATTAGCAGAAGAAAGAGAAAATATCGGTTTAGAAGAGGTTTTCAGGGAAATTTTTCCCATTAAATCCTATAACGAAGCTACCGTTCTTGAGTACCTTTCATATAATTTGGGTGTGCCAAAATATTCTCCAGAAGAATGTATCCGTAGAGGAATTACCTATAGCGTCACTTTGAAAGTCCGTTTTCGTTTAACCGATGAAACGGGAATCAAAGAAGAAGAAGTCTATATGGGAACGATCCCTCTAATGACTGATAAAGGGACATTTATCATTAATGGAGCTGAAAGAGTCGTTGTTTCCCAAGTTCATCGTTCTCCAGGAATTAACTTTGAACAAGAAAAACATTCCAAAGGTAATATTTTATTCTCCTTCAGAATCATTCCTTATCGTGGAAGTTGGCTCGAAGCTATTTTCGATATTAATGACTTAATTTATATCCATATTGATAGAAAAAAACGTAGAAGAAAAATTCTAGCAATCACCTTTATCCGAGCTCTTGGATACTCTTCAGATGCAGATATCATCGAAGAATTCTTCACAATAGGAGAAAGTTCTCTTAGAAGTGAGAAAGACTTTGCTCTTCTTGTTGGAAGGATTTTAGCAGACAATATTATTGATGAAGCCTCCTCTCTAGTTTATGGAAAAGCCGGAGAAAAGTTAAGTACAGCAATGTTAAAACGGATGCTCGATGCTGGAATCGCTTCTGTTAAGATTGCTGTAGATGCTGATGAAAATCATCCTATTATCAAAATGCTCGCTAAGGATCCTACAGATTCATACGAAGCCGCTTTAAAAGATTTTTATCGTAGACTACGTCCAGGAGAACCTGCAACTCTAGCTAATGCACGTTCTACTATCATGAGGCTCTTCTTTGACCCCAAACGTTATAATCTAGGACGTGTAGGGCGTTATAAGCTCAATCGCAAACTAGGCTTCTCTATAGATGATGAAGCTCTGTCTCAAGTTACTTTGAGAAAAGAAGATGTGATCGGAGCCTTAAAGTATCTGATTCGTTTGAAAATGGGAGATGAAAAAGCTTGTGTAGACGATATTGATCATCTTGCTAATCGACGTGTCCGCTCTGTCGGAGAACTCATTCAAAATCAATGTCGTTCAGGACTTGCTAGAATGGAGAAAATTGTTAGAGAGAGAATGAATTTATTCGATTTCTCCTCAGATACGTTGACTCCAGGAAAAGTTGTCTCTGCTAAAGGTCTCGCTAGCGTGTTAAAAGATTTCTTTGGCCGCTCCCAGCTTTCGCAGTTTATGGACCAAACCAACCCTGTAGCTGAGTTAACTCACAAACGACGTCTTTCTGCATTAGGTCCAGGAGGACTAAATAGAGAACGCGCAGGATTTGAAGTTCGTGACGTGCACGCAAGTCATTATGGACGTATTTGTCCTATTGAAACTCCTGAAGGTCCAAATATTGGTCTGATCACCTCTCTTTCCTCTTTTGCTAAAATTAACGAATTTGGATTCATTGAAACTCCTTATAGAATTGTAAGAGATGGAATCGTAACAGATGAAATCGAATACATGACAGCCGATGTTGAAGAAGAATGTGTGATTGCACAGGCTTCAGCAAGCCTAGATGAGTACAATATGTTTACGGAACCCGTCTGTTGGGTACGTTATGCTGGAGAAGCTTTCGAAGCAGATACAAGCACCGTAACCCATATGGATGTTTCTCCGAAACAGCTCGTTTCTATTGTTACAGGATTGATTCCTTTCTTAGAGCACGACGATGCGAACCGCGCCTTGATGGGCTCCAATATGCAACGTCAAGCGGTTCCCTTACTTAAAACCGAAGCTCCTGTTGTTGGCACTGGATTAGAATGTCGTGCTGCTAAAGATTCTGGAGCTATTGTTGTTGCAGAAGAAGATGGTGTTGTTGATTTTGTTGATGGTTACAAAGTAGTTGTTGCTGCAAAACATAATCCTACAATTAAACGTACCTATCATCTGAAAAAGTTCCTTAGATCTAATTCAGGAACTTGCATTAACCAACAGCCCTTGTGTGCAGTCGGTGATGTCATAACTAAGGGTGATGTGATTGCTGATGGACCCGCAACTGATCGTGGAGAACTTGCTTTAGGTAAAAATGTACTCGTTGCCTTTATGCCTTGGTATGGATACAACTTTGAGGATGCGATCATTATCTCTGAAAAATTGATCAGAGAAGATGCCTATACCTCTATTTATATTGAGGAATTCGAACTAACAGCCCGAGATACAAAATTAGGAAAAGAAGAGATCACTCGTGACATTCCTAACGTATCTGATGAAGTATTGGCCAATCTCGGTGAGGATGGGATCATTCGTATCGGTGCTGAGGTTAAACCTGGGGATATTCTTGTTGGTAAGATCACACCAAAATCAGAAACAGAATTAGCTCCAGAAGAGCGTCTGCTCCGTGCTATTTTTGGTGAAAAAGCTGCTGACGTTAAAGATGCATCTTTAACAGTGCCTCCAGGAACTGAAGGCGTCGTTATGGATGTTAAAGTCTTCAGTAGAAAGGATAGATTGTCAAAGAGTGATGACGAACTTGTAGAAGAAGCTGTTCATCTTAAAGATTTGCAAAAAGGATATAAAAACCAAGTTGCAACTTTAAAAACAGAATATCGTGAGAAATTAGGAGCTCTCTTATTAAATGAGAAAGCACCTGCAGCCATTATTCACCGTCGTACAGCAGAAATCGTTGTTCATGAAGGCCTACTCTTTGATCAAGAGACAATAGAACGGATAGAACAAGAAGATTTAGTGGATCTTTTAATGCCTAACTGTGAAATGTATGAAGTGTTGAAAGGACTTCTATCAGATTACGAAACGGCATTACAACGGCTAGAAATCAATTATAAGACTGAAGTTGAGCATATTCGTGAGGGAGATGCAGATTTAGATCATGGTGTCATTCGCCAAGTTAAAGTCTACGTTGCCTCTAAGAGAAAACTTCAAGTTGGAGATAAAATGGCTGGACGACACGGAAATAAAGGTGTTGTTTCCAAAATCGTTCCCGAAGCGGATATGCCATATCTCTCTAACGGAGAAACTGTACAAATGATCCTGAACCCCCTCGGGGTGCCTTCAAGGATGAACCTTGGACAGGTATTAGAAACACACCTAGGTTATGCAGCAAAAACTGCAGGCATTTACGTGAAAACCCCTGTTTTTGAAGGATTCCCTGAACAACGTATCTGGGATATGATGATAGAACAGGGATTACCAGAAGATGGGAAGTCCTTCTTATATGATGGGAAGACAGGTGAACGCTTTGATAACAA